Part of the Zingiber officinale cultivar Zhangliang chromosome 8A, Zo_v1.1, whole genome shotgun sequence genome, TTTATATAATCTAGAGATGAAAGGTGAGGAAACACCTCAGTGAGTGTAATCATATGGAGATGAACGAGTGTAATCATTTTTGGTATAATTATTATGGGGCGgaatttaaaaattttaggagtaaattataataataaatggCAGTTGtctaaaaaaacaaaagaaaagaaaaaagagagaaagaTTTTTTCTATTTCAAGAACAAAAAATTTAGACTCACGCCTTTACAAGCAACATATACCATTTCTCACTACGATACAATACGCTTTTGTGGTACGCGCACCCATGAATATTTATTTCATTCGTACTGAGTGGGTTGGTAATTGTCTGGGTATCGGTTTTCTTTTGTTTGGCCTTTTGACGTCAGTTTTTTTATCGCTTCCATCTTCCAAATACACTGCATCCTCCTTTCCCCCTTCAATTATTAGCCGCCTCTCTTTCGATTCCGGTTCTCTACTGCGGCGGATCGCAATCACGATATTGGCTCGATCGCATGGCGGAGGCTTCGATATGTCACCTCGCTGAGTCCAGATAAGTTTGACTCTCCTCCGGTTCCCATTGCTTGTGATCTGGAGTCAGGTCTGGGGATTTCGCATCGGAGTTGGTTCCTGAGCTCGGACGTGGATTCGGTAATAGTCGAGGCTGAATTCGTGCTATGTGTTGCAtaaagttctttttttttttttgcaatttagTGTGCTTGTTGTTTCTCATCCTAGGGTTTTGGTCCCTATTTCTGGGAACCGAGGTTgcgaatttgattttttttgttttttgttttggtGTTATTTTCCGAGGTAGTTGGTTGATTTGGTGTAGAAACTGCGAGAAACGTGGGATTTTGATGGGGTTCCTTTTCAGGTCTGAATATTGTGAAGAATCGTAGCTTTTTTGCAAGGAAAAGTCACTGACTTGTATTAGAGAgaggaaataaaatattttggttGGGCGATTCTGTTTCTCAAGTCACAAAATGGAGGGGAATTTGCCTGCTGGAAGCATGATCCCAGGAGTTTCCTATGGTATGCTAGGTTTGCAAGGAAACATGCATAACCATCAAAGCTCAATGATCCACCAGTCTATGCATGATGATTTCCCGATGTCAGGCAATCACCTGCAAGGATCTGATCATCGAACAGGGGCTTCTGTCATGGATTACAGTAAAGGACAGCATAACAAGACCTCCGTGAGCGATGATGACGAACCTAGCTTCAATGACGATGCCGGCGACGGCCATCAAGAGGCTGGGAAAGGGAGGAAGGGATCCCCATGGCACCGCATGAAGTGGACTGATAGGATGGTGAAGCTTTTAATAACTGCTGTTTCTTACATAGGCGAAGATGCTACTTCTGAGTGTGGAGGGAGGAGGAAGTATGCAATCTTACAGAAAAAGGGGAAGTGGAAGGCCATATCAAAAGTGATGGCCGAGAGAGGTTGTTATGTTTCGCCTCAACAATGCGAAGATAAGTTCAATGATCTAAATAAAAGGTACAAGAGACTCACCGATATTCTTGGCAGGGGCACATCTTGCAAGGTTGTTGAGAATCCAGCATTATTGAACCGTATGAATAACCTTTCTGAAAAGATGAAGGAAGATGTAAGGAAGATTTTGAGCTCAAAACATCTTTTCTATGAGGAGATGTGCTCGTATCATAATTGTAACCGATTGAATTTACCCGCTGACCCAGCACTTCAACATTCACTCCAGCTGGCGCTACGAAGTAGAGATGAGCACGACACAAGGAGGGGCTCACACGAAGATGTCGATGAAGATGATCAAAGTTCTGATAGTGATGATGAGGAAGGAGATGCTGAGGAACATAATGCAGTGCGTGGTGACGTATCATGCTTTCCAAAGAGGATGAAGCTTGGGGTGGACCATGAGGCAGCAGTTTTTGGAAACCCATCAGCTTCACACGGTTGTGGTAGAGGCCTCCAACCTCAAGGTTTGGCAGTCGATATGAACCAGGTGTTGCCAGATGGATCTAAATCCACACTAGGACAACAACAATGggataattcttattctcttcaGCTCGAAGAGAAGCGGTTGCAAATTCAAGCTGAGATGCTGGAACTTGAGAAGCAACGCTACAAGTGGCAAAGGTTTAGTAAGAAGAAAGACAGAGAACTAAACAAGATGAGGATGGAAAATGAACGAATGAAACTTGAGAATGAACGTATGTCCCTTGAGTTAAGGCAAAAGGAGATAGAAATGGATCTCATGTTAAAGAGGACCTAGCTAAGTTCCTTGGACACTGAAATTGTGCACCACCAATAAGGTAAGCATAGGTGATTCGAGTCATTTACTTGTAGCCAAGCTTTGAGGGTACTTTTTTTCTAGTAAAAGTACCAGTAGGCTTGTTATAATAGCAATGAAACTCTTTTCTGAAAATTCGAACTTCAACTTCTTCCCAATGGCCTTGTAACTGAAGTATCTTAAAATTTTTCTCTTCCTCTATATTGAATTGTTTTCCTTTCCTATCAAAGCTTAGGTATGGTTTCTGTTAGTTTTGCACTTTTGTTGCCCTTGGATCTAGGATTAGAGTTCCATTTTATCTTTTAGTTTTGGTGCATATATCAGATCTAAATCTTATGACTGCTGTAACAAAAGAGTTAATAACCTTGTTCTTTGATTGTGTAAAGAATTAATAACCTTGTTCTTTGTGGTCAAGTTGTATGTTCTTTTGGATGAACTGATACTTGTGCGATCATTGATATAGAAACAGACTGTTGTAAGCCGATTGTTAAAACAAATTTGGGAACAGATAGATATAGAAACAAACAAATAGCCTACAACCTAATTGCTATGGGTTAGTTCAAAATAGTGAATGTTGTAGAGGTTCGTCGTTCTAACTGTTTTTATTGTTGAAATACTTTATCGACTTTCTATTGTTGTTTTCCTCTTGTTTTATGGTAAACAAATATTCATTTGGAATATTTTTATACAAGGAATGGCATTGAAGAATTATGTAGTAGGGGAGAACACTTTTTCAAGCCACCACTAAACATTGAAGAATGCCTTTACATGTAGTAGGGGAGGGCACTTTTTCAAGCCACCACTAAACATTTTAAAGAGCCAACAACAATATCAACTTGTGTTTCATTAGTGACCTCATGTTTCTTCTTCAGCTCCGCCTTCTCATCTTTCATCGCGTGCTCGATGGTGACCTAGCTCATGATGAATTGTGGAATTTGTTAGAATGAAACTCAACTGATGTGACCACCATCTTGGCCTAACAACCTTGACCTTTCTTGCGCTCGCCTCCGCAATTTCGGGGCAAAAGGAGGATGTCTGGACAAGTCGTCGAAGGTAAAAGCTCTCTTTACTACTTGTCGATGCGATCAAGCTACAAAGGCAAATCACATGGGGTCCCTCTATGAGGATGTTGCTTGCACCTTGGGGGTGTGTCATGCAAGTGCAATTGTAGAAAATGAATCATACGAGCTCAAGAGACAAAGGAAAATGTCAAGAGACAACAGAGACAATAAGaccaaattaattattaaataattttttaaaaaaatcttcctACTTAATTGGTCATTAagtaatatttaaataaatattatattgctattttcttaattttcacaTAATTCTAGAAAATATTAAAAGAATGAAATGAGATCAAATTACCTTCTTTGCATCCAAATTTAGTGAagaattgatttatttattttccttactTGATATAATTTTTTCCAATAAAATCATCCATAtcatttaactttttgaaagagTTAAATAAAACAATTCAACAGACTACCAATCTATCACTTATTCTTTATTTCCTTATCTTTTTCTCTCAATTTAGAGGTTGAtagtgaatttaaaataaaaataaaatatgtagtTCCCTCAATTTTCTTACCAAAACCTctctaaaaactaataaaatcttTCTTATCTCCGCCTTAATATCTCTCCTCTTTTATTCTTCCTTTTCCTTATTTCTCCATTCcagttttaaaaaaatgaaaattaattaccacattaaaaaaaaaggaCCTTGCACCTTTGGCTAGGTATACCGAGCCCGATCCTCCGCCACCGACCCCGCGTGGCCAATGGCCACCAGGGGAAGAAAGCGTGTGTCGTTAGCGGGTAAATAAAAATAAAGTAGGAATAATGTTGCTGCATCATAATGCGTATAATAATATGATGCGCTGGAGAGACCGAACGCTGGAGACAGCGGGATTAACTCGCGGCTCGCGCCACTCCAACATTCGCTTAAATTATACTTTAATCCCTCTGTCTCACAGTCTCGCTCGGCGTAGCAGAGCACTAGAGCAGGAGAGCGATCGTAAGGCGACGAAGGGAGGCGGAATCATGGGAGCGTGCGCGACGAAGCCCAGGGCGGAGGCGGACGATTCGGCGCCGGTGCCCTTGCCGGATTCCAAGGCGGAGGACGATGCCTTCCGGGACGAGAAGGTCAAGTCAAGATCGGTGCTCGACGAGAATCGCCGGAAAACCCTCGACCATTTGTTCAAGGTGCGTTACACCTACTCTGTCAGAGCCTCCTTTTTCGGCCGAAAAGGACGAAAAAAAGGTTGCGGCCTTTTGGCGTGTTCTGTTCTGttcattcttttattattattattattattatttctcttTAGATCACCATTTCGGCGCATTTATTGTGGGGAAAAAAATGGTCGATTTGTGTGCGAACTTCGATCCCTTTGTGTTTCCCTCCCAATGCCACCGGTTGGCAAATAACTCCGCTGACATTGTGAAAACAAAAGACAAATGCGAATTATTTTGGTGTCAGCCCTTGCATTTATTTGTTAGGCAAGATCACATGCTTGTGAATTATTGGTTCGCACTGCTTTTGGATACAATAATATGATCGGAAAGTAGCTTGACCCCTGTTCATtgtagatttcttcgtcaagtaaaaaaaaaatcatggaatTGGTAAAACTATGAAGGGTATATGATCCAAATGGAGGAGCATGCCTATTTATCTTAACTTTCTTTTGCTTTGATGGATATCCATCAaggttttattttgttttaattgCTTTGTAGCTGTTTTTTCTGCTTCTATTCTAACAAATGAAACAATTGAACTCGAGAAGGATACCAACTTCCAAGTTTCAAAGTTTTATGGCATATCCACTGTTCTGCTAAATATTGTTCTTAATATTTTACTATCTCAATCCACACTCTTCAGGAAAGTAAATAAGAACTTCACATAATACTAAGAAAATAATAGTTTGCATATTTGTGCTGGGCATTTTTTTAATCACGTTTGAAACTGGAAGCAAAACCACTGAATCATTTGGTATGTTTCTGGATCTGTATGTTTGGGTGACATAGCATTTATATCTGTGGTGTAAAACGGTCCACTTGATGGATACTATCCTGTCACTAGGAGACAACAGCACAGATTTGAGGTGAAGATTCTTAAGTTCATATTTGGAACTTTCATTGCATACCGGAAGAAATACAAGTCAGTTTTCTTCTCCTTTATTTTCCTCCAACATTACTGGAATATAATATTCCATATGAGCATATAAACCCAGCAATAGGACAACATTAACTGATTCAGTAAAAAATGATAAGATGTTTCTTGATAATTGGCATAGGAGATTTTAACAGAATTTATATGTAAGAGTTTACATAGTTGCATGATTTTATACTTTTAAATACAAGTACTAAAATAAATGCTCACCATATTACATGTCATTATTAGCGTACACAGATTCACAAAATTTACTCTAGAGCCAATGAGTATACCACACTCTACTTTTTTCTCTAGTGCtatttaattcattaataatCTATTGTTCGTGTGAACTCTCTTATTTTCAATCTTTTGGAAGGTTAAAGGGCCTACAAATATTGGGCAAGGATTTTAGTTAGATTGATTACATAGATCCAAGTAGTAGTTAAAATGTGGGATTTCCTTTCCTAAAATTCTATGGTTCAGGCTTATTGTTATTTGAGCTTGAATGCAGATAATTGCATTTAGCTAGTCTTCTATGTTCATTCTTATATGACCCAATGAGCTTATTCCTGCAGTAAACAAATATTGGTATAGCTCTTATAATCTCTTACCAACTCATAAATATCCGTCAAAGAATAACAATGGTGTTATTTGCTCTAGTTGTGTTTATTGCTCCAGGCTGTCCTCTAAACTTTAAGTGTGACCATGCAAAATTAgaggttttttttatttatttagggTTGTAAAGATTtcaccattttatttttttttgtctaaaAGGCTGCTGACCATCATTTTACTGCTTGCTTTCTGGTGCTTCATTTGTTATTTTAAATGCTACTCATTGACTTTTTTCTTTCTAAACACTTCTTGCGCCCACCTATCAGCTATTGTTGTTTGTCATATAGATGTTTCTTATTGAATATGTTAATTGTGCTGAACTTTGCCATCATGTACAACGCtaaagtttgttctacttctAACTCCCTTCTATCCTACTCAAGTAATCCAGCACTTGATACATGCTTAGCAAAGAACTTATCATGCCCCCTCCTGATTACTTAGGTTTCTCTATATCCTACTACCTGCTGTCACCTAGAAGCCAAGAAATGAAAGACTGTACTATTGCTATTCTGCACCTGGAACTTTTGAGTATCTAAAGGCATGTTGACTGACAAACTTTTACAATTCTTCTGTTCTCTTTTTGGTCAATGGAAAGGCAATACATTCATAATGGGGTATGAGATATATTACGACCATCATAAACTAAAGCACAGTTTTTATAACCATGAACATTTACTACCTTTATGAGAATAGTGTGATTACAAGTGCAGGCTATAGTTCGCAGAAAATTTTAGCTATCTTGCTATAGTTTATTCCATCTAATTGTAAATGCTTTCCAATTAGAGATATTTTTATCTAAATCTCACTTTTGTTAGAAATTGGATGGACCAAGTCTTGATTCACTATATGTCAAAATTTATACCTGCAGGATGAAATGTTCAATGTGGTTATCGAACAATGTTCTTATAACCTAGTTGAAACCTAATACTAATTGAATCTTATCTTTAGATTGAAGAGACGATCAAACGCTCTGGCACTGTAGCCAATACAAGTGTTGCATCAGAGCCTCATATACCAGAACCTTTAGTAGCAAAGGAAGAAGTGGTCGAGTTGAGGGCAATCGAGAAAACAGTAATACTTGAGACAGAAGTACCTACTAAGGTATCTGATCTGGAAATGACTGAAGCAACAAAGCAAGAAACAGAACAACCTGCTAAGATTATACCTGACACAAACGAAGAACAATCACATGAATCCAAAGAACATGTTGAGGTATTGAAACCTGAGATGAAGAAAGTTGGGGTGCATGAAACAGGAGAAGTGGTCGAGTTGAGGGCAATTGAGAAAACAGTAATACTTGAGACAGAAGTACCTACTAAGGTATCTGATCTGGAAATGACTGAAGCAACAAAGCAAGAAACAGAACAACCTGCTAAGATTATAACTGACACAAACGAAGAACAATCACATGAATCCAAAGAACATGTTGAGGTATTGAAACCTGAGATGAAGAAAGATGGGCTGCATGAAACAGGAGAAGTGGTCGAGTTGAGGGCAATTGAGAAAACAGTCGTACTTGAGACAGAAGTACCTACTAAGGTATCTGATCTTGAAATGACTGAAGCAAAAAAGCAGGAAACAAAACAACCTGCTAAGATTATACCTGAAACAAACGAAGAACAATCACATGAATCCAAAGAGCATGTTGAGGTATTGAAATCTGAGATGAAGAAAGTTCGGCTGCATGAAACAGGAGAACAGCTCGAACTGAAGGAAGTTGAGTCTCATGAAACTGGAGAACAGCTTGAAATGAAGAAGGAACAACTTGCTAAGACTATACGTGAAACAAACAGAGAACAATCACATGATATCAAAGAACATATTGAGGTATTCAAACCTGAGATGGAGGAAGTTGGGCTGCATGAAAAGGAACTTGAGTCTCATGAAACTGGAGAACAGCTTGAAATGAGGGAAGTTGAATCTCATGAAACTGGAGAACAGCTCAAAATTATGGAAGTTGAATCTCATGAAACTGGAGAACAGCTTGAAATGAGGGAAGTTGAATCTCATGAAACTGGAGAACAGCTCAAAATTATGGAAGTTGAATCTCATGAAACTGGAGAACAGCCTAGTGAGATATGTGATACTGAACTCAAGGAAGCAAGACCATGTGAAACAGAAGAGCAACATATCGAGGCATCTAAATTTGCAAAGGAAGCAGAACCACATGAATCAGACAAACAATCTACTGAATTATCTAAAGCTGCAATCAAGGAGGCAGAACTACATGAAACACAACATCCTAATGAAGTATCTAAAGTTGACACCAAGGAAGTGATACCACATTCAACAGAAGAACAATCTACTGAGGTATCTAAAGTTGGAAAGAGTGAAGTTGAACCATATAACTCGGGAGAACAACCTATTGAGTTATCTAAACCAGAAAATAAGGTGGTGGAACCACTTGAAAAGGAAGAACGACCTAATGCAGCATCTAAAGTTGACACGAAGGACAGACAATCTACTGAATTATCTAAAGCTGCAATCAAGGAGGCAAAACTGCATGAAACAGAACAACCTAACGAAGTATCTGAAGTTAACACCAAGGAAGGGATACCGCATTCAACAGAAGAACGATCTACTGAGGTATCTAAATCTGGAAAGAGTGAACTTGAACCATATAACACAGGAGAACAACCCACTGAATTATCTAAACCAGAAAATAAGGTGGTGGAACCACATGAAAAGGAAGAAGTACCTATTGAAGCATCTAAAGTTGACATGAAGGACAAACAATCTACTGAATTATCTAAAGTTGCAATCAAGGAGGCAGAACTGCATGAAACACAGCAACCTAATGAAGTATCTAAAGTTGGCACCAAGGAAGTGATACCACATTCAACAGAAGAACGATCTACTGAGGTATCTAAAGCTGAAAAGAGTGAAACTGAACCATATAACACAGGAGAACACCCTACCGAGTTATCCAAACTAGAAAATAAGGTGGTGGAACCACATGAAAAGGAAGAACAACCTAATGAAGCATCTAAATTCGACATGAAGGAAGCAGTACCACATGAAGCAGAAAAACAATCTACTGAGGTAGCTAATGCTGGAATGAGCAAACCCAAACCACAAGACACAGGAGAAGAGCCTACTGAGGCATCTAAACCAGAAACTAAGGAAGCAGAACCCCATGAAATTAAAGGAGAAAGTACAGTGGTTGTTAATGCCAAAACAAAGGAAGCAGAATCAACTAAAACTGAAGAACCTACTGATCTAGAAGAAAAACTTCCTGAGAAATCGAAAGCCCAAATGAAAGAAGTTTcatgtatggcagaagatcaaCCTACTGAGGTATCTAAAGTTGAAGTGGAAGAAGAATCACGTGCAACAGAAGAACCTACTGAAGTATATCAGGCCTATATAAAGGAAGCAGAACCTCAACGAAGTGTAGAGCCTTCAATTGAGTTATCTGAAACTAATACTAGTGAAGCTACCATAAATGCTACACCACTGGAGACATCTATTCCTTCTGTGATAGCAAATTGTGATTCATGCATATCTGATGTGGAAGCAT contains:
- the LOC122008230 gene encoding uncharacterized protein LOC122008230; amino-acid sequence: MEGNLPAGSMIPGVSYGMLGLQGNMHNHQSSMIHQSMHDDFPMSGNHLQGSDHRTGASVMDYSKGQHNKTSVSDDDEPSFNDDAGDGHQEAGKGRKGSPWHRMKWTDRMVKLLITAVSYIGEDATSECGGRRKYAILQKKGKWKAISKVMAERGCYVSPQQCEDKFNDLNKRYKRLTDILGRGTSCKVVENPALLNRMNNLSEKMKEDVRKILSSKHLFYEEMCSYHNCNRLNLPADPALQHSLQLALRSRDEHDTRRGSHEDVDEDDQSSDSDDEEGDAEEHNAVRGDVSCFPKRMKLGVDHEAAVFGNPSASHGCGRGLQPQGLAVDMNQVLPDGSKSTLGQQQWDNSYSLQLEEKRLQIQAEMLELEKQRYKWQRFSKKKDRELNKMRMENERMKLENERMSLELRQKEIEMDLMLKRT
- the LOC122008231 gene encoding flagellar attachment zone protein 1-like isoform X3; the protein is MMRWRDRTLETAGLTRGSRHSNIRLNYTLIPLSHSLARRSRALEQESDRKATKGGGIMGACATKPRAEADDSAPVPLPDSKAEDDAFRDEKVKSRSVLDENRRKTLDHLFKIEETIKRSGTVANTSVASEPHIPEPLVAKEEVVELRAIEKTVILETEVPTKVSDLEMTEATKQETEQPAKIITDTNEEQSHESKEHVEVLKPEMKKDGLHETGEVVELRAIEKTVVLETEVPTKVSDLEMTEAKKQETKQPAKIIPETNEEQSHESKEHVEVLKSEMKKVRLHETGEQLELKEVESHETGEQLEMKKEQLAKTIRETNREQSHDIKEHIEVFKPEMEEVGLHEKELESHETGEQLEMREVESHETGEQLKIMEVESHETGEQLEMREVESHETGEQLKIMEVESHETGEQPSEICDTELKEARPCETEEQHIEASKFAKEAEPHESDKQSTELSKAAIKEAELHETQHPNEVSKVDTKEVIPHSTEEQSTEVSKVGKSEVEPYNSGEQPIELSKPENKVVEPLEKEERPNAASKVDTKDRQSTELSKAAIKEAKLHETEQPNEVSEVNTKEGIPHSTEERSTEVSKSGKSELEPYNTGEQPTELSKPENKVVEPHEKEEVPIEASKVDMKDKQSTELSKVAIKEAELHETQQPNEVSKVGTKEVIPHSTEERSTEVSKAEKSETEPYNTGEHPTELSKLENKVVEPHEKEEQPNEASKFDMKEAVPHEAEKQSTEVANAGMSKPKPQDTGEEPTEASKPETKEAEPHEIKGESTVVVNAKTKEAESTKTEEPTDLEEKLPEKSKAQMKEVSCMAEDQPTEVSKVEVEEESRATEEPTEVYQAYIKEAEPQRSVEPSIELSETNTSEATINATPLETSIPSVIANCDSCISDVEALDSKMRTSTDTAKLEAPKPTSTQVDK
- the LOC122008231 gene encoding enolase-phosphatase E1-like isoform X2: MMRWRDRTLETAGLTRGSRHSNIRLNYTLIPLSHSLARRSRALEQESDRKATKGGGIMGACATKPRAEADDSAPVPLPDSKAEDDAFRDEKVKSRSVLDENRRKTLDHLFKIEETIKRSGTVANTSVASEPHIPEPLVAKEEVVELRAIEKTVILETEVPTKVSDLEMTEATKQETEQPAKIIPDTNEEQSHESKEHVEVLKPEMKKVGVHETGEVVELRAIEKTVILETEVPTKVSDLEMTEATKQETEQPAKIITDTNEEQSHESKEHVEVLKPEMKKDGLHETGEVVELRAIEKTVVLETEVPTKVSDLEMTEAKKQETKQPAKIIPETNEEQSHESKEHVEVLKSEMKKVRLHETGEQLELKEVESHETGEQLEMKKEQLAKTIRETNREQSHDIKEHIEVFKPEMEEVGLHEKELESHETGEQLEMREVESHETGEQLKIMEVESHETGEQPSEICDTELKEARPCETEEQHIEASKFAKEAEPHESDKQSTELSKAAIKEAELHETQHPNEVSKVDTKEVIPHSTEEQSTEVSKVGKSEVEPYNSGEQPIELSKPENKVVEPLEKEERPNAASKVDTKDRQSTELSKAAIKEAKLHETEQPNEVSEVNTKEGIPHSTEERSTEVSKSGKSELEPYNTGEQPTELSKPENKVVEPHEKEEVPIEASKVDMKDKQSTELSKVAIKEAELHETQQPNEVSKVGTKEVIPHSTEERSTEVSKAEKSETEPYNTGEHPTELSKLENKVVEPHEKEEQPNEASKFDMKEAVPHEAEKQSTEVANAGMSKPKPQDTGEEPTEASKPETKEAEPHEIKGESTVVVNAKTKEAESTKTEEPTDLEEKLPEKSKAQMKEVSCMAEDQPTEVSKVEVEEESRATEEPTEVYQAYIKEAEPQRSVEPSIELSETNTSEATINATPLETSIPSVIANCDSCISDVEALDSKMRTSTDTAKLEAPKPTSTQVDK
- the LOC122008231 gene encoding flagellar attachment zone protein 1-like isoform X1, which codes for MMRWRDRTLETAGLTRGSRHSNIRLNYTLIPLSHSLARRSRALEQESDRKATKGGGIMGACATKPRAEADDSAPVPLPDSKAEDDAFRDEKVKSRSVLDENRRKTLDHLFKIEETIKRSGTVANTSVASEPHIPEPLVAKEEVVELRAIEKTVILETEVPTKVSDLEMTEATKQETEQPAKIIPDTNEEQSHESKEHVEVLKPEMKKVGVHETGEVVELRAIEKTVILETEVPTKVSDLEMTEATKQETEQPAKIITDTNEEQSHESKEHVEVLKPEMKKDGLHETGEVVELRAIEKTVVLETEVPTKVSDLEMTEAKKQETKQPAKIIPETNEEQSHESKEHVEVLKSEMKKVRLHETGEQLELKEVESHETGEQLEMKKEQLAKTIRETNREQSHDIKEHIEVFKPEMEEVGLHEKELESHETGEQLEMREVESHETGEQLKIMEVESHETGEQLEMREVESHETGEQLKIMEVESHETGEQPSEICDTELKEARPCETEEQHIEASKFAKEAEPHESDKQSTELSKAAIKEAELHETQHPNEVSKVDTKEVIPHSTEEQSTEVSKVGKSEVEPYNSGEQPIELSKPENKVVEPLEKEERPNAASKVDTKDRQSTELSKAAIKEAKLHETEQPNEVSEVNTKEGIPHSTEERSTEVSKSGKSELEPYNTGEQPTELSKPENKVVEPHEKEEVPIEASKVDMKDKQSTELSKVAIKEAELHETQQPNEVSKVGTKEVIPHSTEERSTEVSKAEKSETEPYNTGEHPTELSKLENKVVEPHEKEEQPNEASKFDMKEAVPHEAEKQSTEVANAGMSKPKPQDTGEEPTEASKPETKEAEPHEIKGESTVVVNAKTKEAESTKTEEPTDLEEKLPEKSKAQMKEVSCMAEDQPTEVSKVEVEEESRATEEPTEVYQAYIKEAEPQRSVEPSIELSETNTSEATINATPLETSIPSVIANCDSCISDVEALDSKMRTSTDTAKLEAPKPTSTQVDK